The Myxococcus virescens genome includes the window GGGCCACTACGGCACCTCCTGACGGAGCTGCTCGGAGGTGACGCGGGTGTCGAGCACCTCCTCAAAGGTGACGGTGGCGGTGTAGACGAGGACGCGGCCGTCCACGGCCAACTGGCGGTAGTTGAACTCCACGCTGGCGACGACGCACTCCACGGTGAGGACGCCGGGCCAGAGGACGAGGACGCGCGGGGGCGCCGTCGCCAGCACACCCTTGGTGCCCGCCGGAGGCACGGTGAGCGCCCGCAGGAAGGCGCGGAACGCCATGATGTTGGACGTGTCGGCCTGCTGCATGGCGAAGTAGGCATCCAGGTAGAACTCGACGCCCGCGAGCTGCCGATTGGAGGTGCCCTGAAACTGGAGCACCTGGTGAGA containing:
- a CDS encoding peptidoglycan-binding protein; amino-acid sequence: MSIAAGLARPPRCVLVNVLTGEAMECIFNPTQLVEKLQVNWNRLAVPGLSHQVLQFQGTSNRQLAGVEFYLDAYFAMQQADTSNIMAFRAFLRALTVPPAGTKGVLATAPPRVLVLWPGVLTVECVVASVEFNYRQLAVDGRVLVYTATVTFEEVLDTRVTSEQLRQEVP